One stretch of Cellulomonas wangsupingiae DNA includes these proteins:
- a CDS encoding FtsX-like permease family protein: protein MNPVLALAPRLQRAGGRDGRTTTLLAVTAFAVSTALALSVLGGLLAFVGRAADPANDYQRETGDFYVTLAWIATVLLLVPVVTLAGAAARLGLSRRDARLASLRLLGATPREVVGLTVVETALQGLAGAVVGTVLYGVLLPVWAQVPFQGAPPTVGELWVGVPAVLAAWAAVPVVAVLSGIVSLRRVVVSPLGVAQRVERPRLRAARLVLALVGLGVFMVLSAVRGALGAALVAFLLGGLLLAFATMNAVGPWLVGVIGRRQLRRARTPAQLLAARRLLGDPRAVWRVVGGLGLASFVAGCLAVVPAMVGGDVPADEVLLMQDVLTGALLTLTIAFLLAAASAGIAQAGQVLDRRREYALATLAGVPVDLFDAARRREVLVPVLAVSGGSALAALVMCLPLLGLAVVAAPAGLVLVVVSVAVGTALVLGATESARPLLRRVLADTVVRAD, encoded by the coding sequence GTGAACCCGGTCCTGGCGCTCGCACCGCGCCTCCAGCGCGCCGGCGGTCGGGACGGACGGACGACGACCCTGCTCGCGGTCACCGCGTTCGCCGTGTCGACGGCGCTCGCGCTGAGCGTCCTGGGTGGTCTGCTCGCCTTCGTCGGCCGGGCGGCCGACCCGGCGAACGACTACCAGCGCGAGACCGGCGACTTCTACGTGACGCTCGCCTGGATCGCGACCGTCCTGCTCCTCGTCCCTGTCGTGACGCTGGCCGGCGCCGCGGCGCGGCTCGGGCTCTCCCGGCGGGACGCGCGCCTGGCGAGCCTGCGCCTGCTCGGTGCGACACCGCGCGAGGTCGTCGGCCTCACGGTCGTCGAGACCGCCCTGCAGGGGCTGGCCGGGGCGGTCGTCGGGACGGTCCTGTACGGCGTGCTGCTGCCCGTGTGGGCGCAGGTCCCGTTCCAGGGTGCGCCGCCGACCGTGGGCGAGCTGTGGGTCGGCGTGCCGGCGGTCCTGGCGGCGTGGGCCGCGGTCCCCGTCGTCGCCGTCCTCAGCGGGATCGTGTCGCTGCGCCGGGTCGTGGTGTCCCCGCTCGGCGTCGCGCAGCGCGTGGAGCGACCGCGGCTGCGGGCGGCCCGCCTGGTCCTCGCCCTCGTCGGTCTCGGCGTCTTCATGGTGCTGTCCGCGGTCCGGGGCGCACTGGGAGCGGCGCTCGTCGCGTTCCTGCTGGGCGGGCTGCTGCTCGCGTTCGCGACGATGAACGCGGTCGGGCCGTGGCTCGTCGGGGTGATCGGGCGCCGGCAGCTGCGGCGCGCGCGGACGCCGGCGCAGCTGCTGGCTGCGCGCAGGCTGCTGGGCGATCCCCGGGCCGTCTGGCGTGTCGTCGGCGGGCTGGGACTGGCGTCGTTCGTCGCCGGCTGCCTCGCCGTCGTCCCCGCGATGGTCGGCGGCGACGTGCCGGCGGACGAGGTGCTGCTGATGCAGGACGTCCTCACCGGTGCGCTGCTCACCCTGACGATCGCCTTCCTGCTGGCGGCTGCCTCGGCCGGGATCGCCCAGGCCGGGCAGGTGCTCGACCGGCGCCGGGAGTACGCGCTCGCGACGCTCGCGGGCGTGCCGGTGGACCTGTTCGACGCCGCCCGCCGCCGCGAGGTGCTGGTGCCCGTGCTCGCGGTGTCCGGGGGATCGGCGCTCGCGGCGCTGGTCATGTGCCTGCCCCTGCTCGGGCTGGCGGTGGTCGCCGCCCCGGCAGGGCTGGTCCTGGTCGTGGTGAGCGTCGCGGTCGGCACCGCGCTCGTGCTCGGCGCGACCGAGTCCGCCCGCCCGTTGCTGCGCCGCGTGCTCGCCGACACGGTGGTGCGCGCGGACTGA
- a CDS encoding ABC transporter ATP-binding protein, translated as MTQPAAPRPASTPHPPATSVWADAAPRLAARGLVHRFGETTALAGVDVDLADGGSLAVMGPSGSGKSTLLHVLAGILVPTAGVVALGGREVQGLSEKERSLLRRRRYGFVFQFGQLLSELSALENVALPAMLTGASRTEAEETARQWLGALGLAGTESRRPGELSGGQAQRVAVARALVTRPEVVFADEPTGSLDQATGHDVMRLLVESTRAVGAALVVVTHDAQVAAWCDARIEMLDGRVVAAGAVPGSGVGPRPGELEAIRATAVPR; from the coding sequence ATGACCCAGCCCGCTGCCCCCAGGCCCGCGTCGACACCGCACCCGCCGGCCACGTCGGTGTGGGCGGACGCGGCGCCCCGCCTCGCCGCGCGTGGCCTCGTCCACCGCTTCGGGGAGACGACGGCGCTCGCGGGCGTCGACGTCGACCTGGCCGACGGCGGGTCGCTCGCCGTCATGGGGCCGTCCGGCTCCGGCAAGTCGACGCTGCTGCACGTGCTCGCCGGGATCCTCGTGCCGACGGCGGGCGTGGTCGCCCTCGGAGGGCGGGAGGTGCAGGGCCTGTCGGAGAAGGAGCGGTCGCTGCTGCGGCGCCGGCGGTACGGGTTCGTCTTCCAGTTCGGGCAGCTGCTCTCCGAGCTGTCGGCGCTCGAGAACGTGGCGCTGCCGGCGATGCTGACGGGCGCCTCGCGCACGGAGGCGGAGGAGACGGCGCGGCAGTGGCTCGGTGCACTGGGACTGGCAGGGACCGAGAGCCGACGTCCGGGTGAGCTGTCCGGTGGTCAGGCCCAGCGCGTCGCCGTCGCGCGCGCCCTCGTCACGCGGCCCGAGGTCGTGTTCGCCGACGAGCCCACCGGCTCGCTCGACCAGGCCACCGGGCACGACGTGATGCGGCTGCTCGTCGAGTCCACGCGGGCCGTCGGAGCGGCCCTGGTCGTCGTCACGCACGACGCGCAGGTGGCCGCGTGGTGCGACGCGCGCATCGAGATGCTCGACGGGCGCGTCGTCGCGGCGGGGGCGGTGCCCGGCTCCGGGGTGGGCCCGCGCCCGGGTGAGCTCGAGGCGATCCGCGCGACCGCGGTGCCGCGGTGA
- a CDS encoding amidohydrolase, with translation MPVPHPAAPLPIRTARGSVAIVGGHVLPMASPPLDGATVLVEDGVVTAVGTDVTVPDGVRVVDARGRWVLPGFVESHAHMGVAEEAEGWAGEDTNERTDPDGSALRAIDGINIEDEGFRDALVGGVTSAVVKPGSANPIGGRTVAVKTWGGRTVDEQVIRHDVSVKSALGENPKRVYGEQKKLPSTRLGVAAVIRRAFVDAQSYVARRDAAAAKGEPFDRDLGKETLAAVLAGELAWDQHTHRADDIATALRLADEFGYRLVVNHGTDAAAIADVLAERDVPVIFGPLFTSRSKVELRDRAIANLGVLARAGVRVAITTDHPVVPVNFLVHQASLAVKEGLDRDTALRALTVNPASFLGLDDRVGALAPGLDGDVVVWSGDPLDVNARAEQVFVTGTEVYTWDATARGGLGEGRVRERATRFLP, from the coding sequence ATGCCGGTCCCGCACCCTGCCGCTCCCCTGCCGATCCGCACCGCCCGCGGCTCCGTCGCGATCGTCGGCGGTCACGTCCTGCCGATGGCGTCCCCGCCGCTCGACGGCGCGACCGTCCTGGTCGAGGACGGTGTCGTCACCGCGGTGGGCACCGACGTCACCGTGCCCGACGGTGTGCGGGTCGTCGACGCGCGCGGCCGGTGGGTGCTGCCGGGCTTCGTGGAGTCGCACGCGCACATGGGCGTCGCGGAGGAGGCCGAGGGCTGGGCCGGTGAGGACACCAACGAGCGCACCGACCCCGACGGGTCCGCGCTGCGTGCGATCGACGGCATCAACATCGAGGACGAGGGGTTCCGGGACGCTCTCGTCGGGGGTGTGACGTCGGCCGTCGTCAAGCCCGGGTCCGCGAACCCGATCGGCGGGCGCACCGTCGCCGTCAAGACGTGGGGCGGGCGGACCGTCGACGAGCAGGTCATCCGCCACGACGTCTCGGTGAAGTCGGCGCTGGGCGAGAACCCCAAGCGCGTGTACGGCGAGCAGAAGAAGCTGCCGTCGACCCGGCTGGGCGTCGCGGCCGTCATCCGCCGCGCGTTCGTCGACGCGCAGTCCTACGTGGCGCGTCGCGACGCCGCCGCGGCGAAGGGCGAGCCGTTCGACCGGGACCTCGGCAAGGAGACGCTCGCGGCCGTGCTCGCGGGCGAGCTCGCGTGGGACCAGCACACGCACCGCGCGGACGACATCGCCACCGCCCTGCGCCTGGCCGACGAGTTCGGGTACCGGCTCGTCGTCAACCACGGCACGGACGCCGCCGCGATCGCGGACGTGCTGGCCGAGCGGGACGTGCCCGTGATCTTCGGGCCGCTGTTCACCTCGCGGTCCAAGGTCGAGCTGCGGGACCGGGCGATCGCCAACCTGGGCGTGCTGGCGCGGGCCGGCGTGCGCGTCGCGATCACGACGGACCACCCCGTGGTGCCCGTCAACTTCCTGGTCCACCAGGCCTCGCTGGCCGTCAAGGAAGGGCTCGACCGGGACACGGCCCTGCGCGCGCTGACCGTGAACCCCGCGTCGTTCCTCGGGCTCGACGACCGCGTGGGCGCGCTGGCGCCCGGGCTCGACGGCGACGTCGTCGTGTGGTCCGGCGACCCCCTGGACGTCAACGCGCGCGCCGAGCAGGTCTTCGTCACCGGCACCGAGGTCTACACGTGGGACGCCACGGCCCGCGGCGGCCTGGGCGAGGGCCGCGTCCGCGAGCGAGCCACCCGCTTCCTCCCCTGA